Genomic DNA from Melospiza georgiana isolate bMelGeo1 chromosome 3, bMelGeo1.pri, whole genome shotgun sequence:
GCTTctattttttctccaaaatgcTTTTACTGCATGAGTAAAACCTCACAAATGTGTGAAAGACCTGTGGCAAATATGCACATTTTATGAATGGGGTTAGTGAACAATGAgctcagagaaaggaagaaatcaaagaagGCACTGCAAAATTTGTAACACTCAGTGCATATGACAGATGTTACTTAATTTTAATTACTGATGACAGTATTTCAGATTATGCTCGTtaacagaaagaaatacaaGGTAGACCACTGTACAGTACCCAGCTGCTAAGAGGCTGCCAGAAAGTGGTAGGAGACATCAAGACCTAGTAGTACTTACTAGAAAGTGTGTCAGTTTCAGTGTTTTGCATTCCCTTAAGATGTATCTGCTGCTACTGTACAAAATTTCTTCTCAGTATCTATTCCAACCATAAATAAGCAGCAGGTACCTTACACAGTGCCTATTGCATGGAGTCCAGggaagtaattttttaattactatACTGCAAACTGGCAAAGAAAATATCCTGCACAGCTTTGCCACACTTCATGCTGATGTACAGACCTACCCACATTGGTATGATTACAAGACAGTAGCAATGTTCAGATATCTATGATGGATTTTGAAGCCAAAATCTTGACTTGCTTTTTCAGTCCTCTTGATATTTTACAGTGTACTTGCAGCACTTTACAGGTCTGGCATAAACAAGTTAACTACTCAAATGTCACAACTTTCTGTGCTTGCTATAAATTTGCTATGTATATGATACTGTTTCTTTATTTAATACATAgtacctattttttttcctagttgaAAAGTGCTCTCTTGGCTTTAATTACACATGAGAatggagaaggggaaaaaaaatactgtttgcCTGAGGCCTCAGgtgaaaagaaaaggtttcGTGGCTCAGGAAATCAATCTTTAGTGACTTCAAAACTTCTTACTCCTGATCCACCCTGAAACCCGCTGCTTACATGTTACAAACTAAGAATTATCCCAAAGTACTCCCAATCAATTAAATGAAAaccagtgggaaaaaaaaggacgGAGTAGTTCACTCCTTGACCCTATATGCTTAATGGatatgtttttatatttatttttagaggCTCAGAGAGGAAATATTCATGTTGTTACATAACATACACATATGTTCACATTTATATTGCTTAAAATAATGATGTAGTATCACAGTCCCTCAGGAACCCCAAGCTAATTTCTCATCTACCAAATTTAGGTTCTGTAAGCCTCTCTTCACCAGCATCACCTGCCTCACTTGGATTAAATGATTTATGCCTGATGggtttcacagaatcacagactcaaTTAGATTGGAAAACtcctctgagatcattgagtccaacttaTGACCACCATGTCAACTAGACCACAGCACTAAGTGCCACAACCAGACTTTCCTTAAACATCTACAGGGACTGTGacaccctgggcagcccattctaATGCAGAACCACTCTTCCTGAGatgaaattcctcctgatgtccaacccaaacctcccctggtgcagatTCATTAAATTTTCTCTCATCTTGCTGCTGGTTGGCTGGAAGAAGACACCAACCATCACTGGGCTCCAATgtcctttcagggagctgtagagagtACGTAGGTcacccctgagcatccccttctccaggctaaacacccccagctccatcAACTGCTCCTTGTAAGAATAGTTTCCTTGACTCAGTTTCATTGGTCATTGTTTCCTCACCAGTTTCACTGCCCTCTCTGGGCTCGCTGCAGcacctccatgtccttcctgaatTGGGGggtccagaactggacacagcagtTGGGGTGCCGCTTTCATCAGTGCCAAGTATGGGGGAAGAATCACTTCCCCTGGtccccttcccctgtgctcctgctggccacactgttcctgatacaggccaggatgcctcAGGCCTCcctggccacctgggcacatgctggctcatgtccagctgccAGTGACCACCACCACCCTCAGGTGCTTTTGCTGGAGCCCGTTTCCAGCCACTCATCCTCATCTTGTATCACTGAACGGGGCTCTTCTGGCCACAGTGTAGAACCCCCCACTTGGCCTTGTCGAACCTCAAACTATTGGTCTTGGCCCATCAATCCAGTCTGCCTCAGATCCTtctgcagagcctccctgccctccGGCACAGTAGCATTCCCATTCACCAAGATATCAGGCCAGAATTTCCTAACGGTAAATTCGAGGCACTTCAGGCCGAGGCGACAGCAAGAGTCCGCAGGagggcacctcctgcccctctgcccatgGCTGAGCTTTTCCTCCCCCCATTTGCAGGGGCAGCAGAGTGTCACCGCAACACGacggcggcggcagcgcggggCAGGAGGAGCCGGCAGCGCCTCACGGCCGGCAGGGCGGGGCGGGGCCTCAGTTCTCCACCGCCTCCGAAAGCCCGTCCGCCCCCACAGCGCGGGGCCAATGGCCGCTTGAGGTGGCACGGCGTGGGCCAATTGGCGGCGGTCTCGCGAGCCCGGCAAAATGGCGGTGCCGTCGGTAGCGGGACCGGTGCGGTGCCGCCGTAGCGGCCGCCATGCTCAGTAGCCGGCGGAGGGGGCTGTCCCTCGGGCCCGCCGCCCTGAGGAGGCGCAGCGGCGGCGAGGAGCAGCTGACGCGGCGACGGGCGGAGCTCCCCCCGGAGGAGGGGCCGGTGGAACGCGGCGGGGGCCGAGGCCTGCCCgccggggaggcggcggcgtGCTCGCCCCGCGCTGCAGGTACGGCGGGAGCGGCCCCTGgggccccggccctgcccgccgACTCTCGAACCGCGGGGGAGGCGCGGCTGAGCCGTGAGGAGGGGTTGGTGCGGAGTAAATCTCCGCTCCGCCCGGTTAGCAtgccctgggaaggggctgttACTGTCAAGGGCTGGCTGAGCCAGTGAGCCCCGGGGGCCAGGCAAGCCAGTGGTACCTGGTGTGCTTTAagaagagcattgccagcagggcaaggcaggTGTGCCTGCTCCTCTgttcagccctggtgaggccacattTGGAATACTGTGACCAGTTCTGAGCGCCTCAGGACAAGAGACATGGAGTTCCTGGAACAGGTCCATCAGAGAGCTACAAAGTTGGTTAGTGGTTTGGAGAATGTCTTTCACGAGGAAAAGCTGAGGGAGTTGGACCTGTTTAGCCttgcaaagagaaaacaggGCACGTCATCAATCTGTGTAAATATCTAAAGGCAGGGTGTAAAGAGGATggagcaggctctgctcagtggtgcTGAGCAGTAGCATTAGAaacaggcagaaactgatgcacaggaagttccacctaAATATAGGGAAGATCTGTACTGTACGGTGACCGTGCACTGGAACGGGTTGCCCAGAGAGAGTGTGGAgtttccctcactggagatattccagaactATCTGGCCACAATCCTGTCAtatgtgctctgggatgaccctgttTGAGGGAGAGGTTGGACAAGGTGACCCACTGTGGTGCCTTCCAACCTgacatattctgtgattcccacAGCAAATACTGAGAACTAACCGAGGAGACGATAAAATCTTTGTGGCTGTGCTAGGCACTTCAGGGCAAAACATCCTCTAAGATGTTCCTCCCATAGTAATAGCATAttctaaattatttctgtagGCTTTCACATCTGAAGCATCATTTCTAAAGAGCAGGGGTGACTACCTGAGTTTCACTTAGGGTGTTTAGTTCACTTACTGATCAAAGATGGCTGCAAGCAGGTTTTGTATACCTATATTCCTGCTTTTAATAGTCCTTGCTGAAAGGGCCCAGGGGAGGAAATATAGACAAATGTAGGTTATGACCCAGAATAGTTTGGATGCCCATTAAAATAGTAGTTCAGCTCAGAGTCTGGGTGAAAGACAAAGCAAGCAAGAATACAAAATATTCTGTCATAGAGGTatacataatttttctcttaataTAAGATTAAGTCAGTGAAAGAACTGACATCCTTACAATCAGATCCTGGGTGGAAAGGTGTCAGTATCATGTAATTTTCTCTTATCTCTGTGGAGATATTATTGGCAAAGCTAAGAGTCCTGCATTTAATGTCTAGTTTTGTACAGTATTCCTGTGGTGAGTAAAGGAATCCTGGTGAGTGTGAACTTGATTTTTATTCTTGATGTTCCTAATGCATCTTCTTTTGCCTTGACCTGTTCTGTGTTTTAAGTGATTTTTGCCTcttatttgttgttttttaataaaaatcctctttcttttttcacagAACCATGTTTACATAAAACACCAAAAAGATCATTGAGTAGAAAATCCCGAATACCTACTTTCAGCTCTCCTATTAATGACACTGAGACACAGCAAGAAATCTTTTGGGATTCTCATTCACCAGTTGCACACAGATTAGGTAATACTAAAATCCAGACTTCAGGACATCTGTTTGAGGCATGCAGTGGGAGTGTGGCAAAAGTTATAAACGATTTCTTGGAAAAAGGTTATTTTCTCTTATAATGGGTGTTTGATTTtactttcattaaaaatccataGATTCTTCAATACAGCACTGAATCAAGCTCCCATGTCTACAGGTTTATTTGAGGTATTTGAGATGTACTGCACTTCATAAACTGGATAGATAATTCAAAATTTTAagaagtttgtttgttttcatagGCAATGGAAAAAGCAAGCAGACTACCAGTAGATGTGCGGTAGAAATTTCGGAAATTGTTAATCGTATTGCGCCTCAGGTAATTGTAACTTTCTAAAACAATGCTGTGCATGTGCACTGATCAAAAGAGAGTAGTATTTCAGCCTTAGCCTTGTTTTAGTTACAGTAGTGTCGTGGTTAGAGTTGGGCTTGTAGAAAACCAGTTTATAGAACGGGATTGAATTAAAATAGTAAGCATTGCATTTACTGATTGTTGTGTGAGTCACAGATGCTGTAGAAAAGGGCACATGAAGAGACTTGCAGCAGCTCTATTTTAGAAAGCTTTACTTTCAGAATACAAGTTACTGCCCTTGGTCTTAAGAATACTGTTTACCTaagtttatttataaatttttaaatttaacctTAATTACTCATCTGTTAAAAGGTAAGAGTTTTTTCAAATACTAGATTGACTTGGCAGTTGTTTTTAAGCATTTTGAAGAGTCTCGATTGACTGCTAATTTACAATGCTGATTTTTGATGACCAAGATGAGAGATATTTTGCAGTAATATAAACATAGTAACCTTGCTTCAATACTATAAATCATTCTCCTCTTTACCCCAGTATCTCTTGCCCTTTTCCTCTTGCCATGAACCTGATGTCCACAGCCCAGAAAGTCAAAACCGAAGTGGTGTTGCATTTTAAGTACAAGAAGAAAACATGGAATTCCTAAAACAGATCTGTAGTATTTAGCTTGCAAAACATGCCTACTTTTTTGACAGGgctgtttaaaatatatttactgtTTAGTGTATTTGTGAGAAATTTTACTAAAAGAATTGGAAAATCATTGATAAGGAGTGCTAGTGCATGCCTTTTAAACAATTACAGTTCTGCCATAAATGTAATCTGCTgcttatattattttttaaacaaaaataaattttaaaaaccgTTAAATTTGCTAAGAATAAGAGAACTTATTTAAAACTACCCTAGTAGTTAGTAAAGTTCAAATTACTTTTGCTGCCTTACACACAGTAATTTCCTACATCCCATTGCTCTGCCCCTCTAAACAATTCATCACAGTATTGTATCTCTTTCATTTCAGAATTCAAATTCAAGCCTGAACTTTGAAGCTCTGAAACAATTTCATTTAGTTTCTAAATGTCACTTAATTCTGTTTAAAGGCTCTTTTTGTAAATTAGTTGTGGTGGAAgaagtcagattttttttctgtaagcctacagaatgtaatttattttaaggtCTCTACtttgtttgtgctgctggcCTCAGCCAGCTCCTTAGTAGTATACTGAAGTAAACTAGATGACTGCTTGTAACATGAATGTGTGTAAACCCGAATTAGACTACTAGACTTGCATGCCAAAAGTATAATTCAGTTATTTTAATTGAAGTTCTGCTTTAAATTGATATAATTAAAGTGACGCAACTATCAGTGGACAATGTTGCAGTAATCTCACTTAACTTGTTTTTTGCTCTTATCTGTGGTTTTCAACAGGTTTTATCCAGTTTATTTAGTTTAGCAACTTTTAACTCATGTAAGATGTGTGTCTAATCCAGTCTTTATCTGAAATCAAATTtctaattaaattaataatcaAATCTCTAATTTTCTGAATAAATCTAATTATTCAGGATGAAAAAGCAAGCTGTAATGAAGACTCCCTTTTAGGAACATGGATTGGTGAGGATGCTATTCCCTGTACACCTATAGCAGTAAAAGGGCGAGCTAGAACGAAGTTAAGTTGTACAAGGTAAGTTACAGTTTTTTCTTGCTCATCATAGCTGGAGTTTCATGAAGAAGACTATGTGGTCTTCTGTGTATAGTGAACCATATAATTGCACATTAGCATATAGAATGCTTTTAACTATGGGCTTGTCATGTCTTCATGCAGCGGGTGTATATTGACTGCGTATTGGAAGCAGTGGGATTTAGTCATACCTTTGTAGTTGTTAAACTAAAAAATGAGCAACTCATAGGGTCATGTAACTGAACTTGGCCAAACTTTCTCAGTAGCTCtgactttattttctgtattttctttttaatccagagatcttaaaataaaaaatcctgaaGAGGAACTCATGAAATTGGCTAAGGAGTTTGATAAAAATCTAGTAGAGTTAGATGCTGTTCAGGAACAGGAGAAGCTTGGTCACAACTTCATCCAGAGCACCTCAGAGCCTTCAAGTAATTCTAAAGgtgaaataaatatgaagaaCCAGAAATCACTCCTTGGTGAAGGATCTGAAGCAGATCCTACTGCATCCCTGAAACCAGTTGGACAGAGCACTGGCATCCCTGTGGCAGAGCCCTGTCAGTCCAGCAGTCAAAAGTCTGTAGACCTTGAGGCTGAAGTAGCCCTTCATGCTCTTTTTGACTCTTCTACCCAGAAGTGCAGCGGACAGTTGAGCCAAGGACTGTCAGATACTTCTTTAAATAATAGTTTTCATAAAATTAGAAGTACATTGGAGGAGGAGAATCTTCCTGAGATAGTTGAAGAGACACAGCATGGTAATTCAGAGGCGTATCAAACAGATACTCTGTTTGCAGTAGGAAGCATGGGCCAGACTGTACCAAAAGCTGATACTGACACCCTGaccaaaaaaaatcttccttcttTGAAGACACAATTGGTGACCTCTGCTAAGCTTGCTGGAGTAGTTAATGATAGCTTTGATGACTGGGATACAGATCTTTTGGCAGATGACTCTTTTGTGATGCAAATAACCCAAAATCCTGAACTGCTAAGTACTGAAGAACCACTACAAATTCCTGTAAATCCATTTGTGCATGATTTCAGTGATGCTAGCAGAACAAAGCAAAGAAGTAGTGGCAATTCAGTAACTCTTTTGGGGACTATAAGCAAATCTAACAGTTTGCAGTATTCACCTTTGAAACATTTTAGTAAAAACTCACAACATGTACAATCATTGTCTTTACAAAAGCCATACAAGACAGAAAACACCAAGACAGAGACCAAGGCCTTGCATGGTAAATGTGATGTTAAACCAGATAAAACTAAATCTGTTTGGAAGAATACCCAAAACAGTGATTTGAACCATATTCCTGTTTCAGTGCAATCTGAAATGGAGAATGGAAATGAATCTACTAAGCCTAAAAGCGATgctcttcctctttttccttcaaGATTTAATCCTCATAGACAATCAGCAGGAAAACCTGGGAGTAACACTCATACTATTTCCTGTCAGTCATCCAGTGTTTCTACCAACATGAAACCTAATGATCTAACCAAAGTGGTTAACCAAGCTAATACAGGTCACTCAAATCAAGTTGAAGTACCAAAGAAATGTCCTCTGTCATTTGATGGCTGGAATGAAGCGAAATTCTCTGATGAGATACTAGGTATGTTTTGTGGATCTGATAATCTTTGGGATGCAAACTGTGAGGATGATGAATTGTTATATCAGGTGTGTGATGATATAGAAAAGCAAACTCAGAGCCAGGATGTTAaacaaggaaatggaaaaattaaaactattCAAGGAGCTAGTGTTAATTCCAGATCAAATGCTGATAACAGTTTCCCAGCATCTAAACAAGCACTACCCGATCTCCTCTTGGTGCAAAAAGCAAACGCAAAACAGGAGGCTCTCTCACTAAATGATGCCTGTAGGAATTCATCAAAGACAGTGCATGGGCTGGCCACAACAGGTCATGTCACGAACTGTAAGAACATCTCAAATCCTCTGACTGCAGTCTCGGGTCCTTCTGTGGAGTGTAAATACACACTCCCTAAAAACTGTCATCAAAATACTTCTGAAGATACTGCAAAGACTGTTTCAGGGAAATGGTACCGGTCGAATTCTGTGCCAGCAGGAGAGACAGGTTCTGAAGTAAGTCCTGTTAatgcagtaaatatttttagtaGAAAAGCACTCGACAGCTCACATTTCTTGTGTAATGCGGGAAAGATTCCAAGTAGCACCTCTAGTAACAAAACTTCACTTGTGCATTCAAAGTTTAAGTTCCGAAAGATTAACAATTCTCAGGGTGGTCATCATGTAGGGTCTGAAAGTTCAGGGAATCATTCTGGCATTGGAATTACTCTGCAGGATTTGGAAGGAAGCAAGAATCAGGTGAATGTCGCTTTGCACCGCAAGCTTGACAATAAGAAATCACCTTTCAAGAGGCATCTTTCAGAGTCATTTGCACAGACTACATCAGGTATTTGTCTTTATTGTATCCCTGTTAGACCGTTTGTTTCCTTACTGTAGTCAGAATGTCAGAGAAATTAATACTGTACTGCAACTTAAAACAGGCTTCAGTATTCATCTATTCAGTTAAGGTGTTAGCAGATGTTCTAAGGAGAATCTGGACTTCATTTTCTCAAAAATTAAATTGTCTTGATGCATATCCTGAATTCCTATCCTTCAGGACACCTGTTTCCCTTCCACTTCTCTAAATACCTGACACCCTCTCTCCATAGACACTCAGGTTCCTTAGGATCAATTATAGGCTGATGCAGCACTCGGCATACTATTTTCTTACACTTGTTACTTAAAAATACTGGTATTTTGATGCATAGTAAAACCCTAGTTAATAATGGGACAGGAGAAGAAGACACCAGGTGATATGGAATGCCAGTTTATAATACTGTACACCTGGAATTTGGAACCTCAAATCGCTTGATACTTTTCAGAGCTCAGCCTCTGTTGTTGGCTCTGTGGCTGAAATTGCCAATGGAATATTGTTGTGTTATCAGTCTAAACACTAAGATACTCTTTCATCCAGAAAAGAGGTCAGTCACTTCTTTATTGCTAAGAGACCATTAGTAATATTCCATGCTCAGTGTTACTTACTGGGGAAATGGAGAACCAGTCAAGTGCCCGTCAGTCTTATTTTTTCTTGATCTCACAGCTTGGCAAAGTTTTAATCAATATTCATTCTGATAAAACATGCCTTTAAAAGTGTCCTGTATTAACCTCCATTATAAAGAAGCACTGTtgcaaaagcaacaaaacaatcAATTATTGAagaatgaatattttatttggtCTTTCCTCTGCAGAGAAGCCTATAAATGGAAAGTAGCAATTTTGGAttataaggggaaaaaagcagagagaTAGCTAGTTATTCTGTGGAATGTTCTAGAGAGTAAAGGAATGAATGAAGATAGCATAGATTTTCTGTACAGATAAACCATAGCTTTCTTCATCTTAAATTTTAAGGGAAAGGGCATTGACAAAAAA
This window encodes:
- the ETAA1 gene encoding ewing's tumor-associated antigen 1; its protein translation is MLSSRRRGLSLGPAALRRRSGGEEQLTRRRAELPPEEGPVERGGGRGLPAGEAAACSPRAAEPCLHKTPKRSLSRKSRIPTFSSPINDTETQQEIFWDSHSPVAHRLGNGKSKQTTSRCAVEISEIVNRIAPQDEKASCNEDSLLGTWIGEDAIPCTPIAVKGRARTKLSCTRDLKIKNPEEELMKLAKEFDKNLVELDAVQEQEKLGHNFIQSTSEPSSNSKGEINMKNQKSLLGEGSEADPTASLKPVGQSTGIPVAEPCQSSSQKSVDLEAEVALHALFDSSTQKCSGQLSQGLSDTSLNNSFHKIRSTLEEENLPEIVEETQHGNSEAYQTDTLFAVGSMGQTVPKADTDTLTKKNLPSLKTQLVTSAKLAGVVNDSFDDWDTDLLADDSFVMQITQNPELLSTEEPLQIPVNPFVHDFSDASRTKQRSSGNSVTLLGTISKSNSLQYSPLKHFSKNSQHVQSLSLQKPYKTENTKTETKALHGKCDVKPDKTKSVWKNTQNSDLNHIPVSVQSEMENGNESTKPKSDALPLFPSRFNPHRQSAGKPGSNTHTISCQSSSVSTNMKPNDLTKVVNQANTGHSNQVEVPKKCPLSFDGWNEAKFSDEILGMFCGSDNLWDANCEDDELLYQVCDDIEKQTQSQDVKQGNGKIKTIQGASVNSRSNADNSFPASKQALPDLLLVQKANAKQEALSLNDACRNSSKTVHGLATTGHVTNCKNISNPLTAVSGPSVECKYTLPKNCHQNTSEDTAKTVSGKWYRSNSVPAGETGSEVSPVNAVNIFSRKALDSSHFLCNAGKIPSSTSSNKTSLVHSKFKFRKINNSQGGHHVGSESSGNHSGIGITLQDLEGSKNQVNVALHRKLDNKKSPFKRHLSESFAQTTSVSVVEQKNRKCSQEEIERKKQEALARRKSRTQAFFKDA